The sequence CACCAATCGATATTGTAACAGGCATTTTTAAATGCCGTTCCTTATATTTTCGGTAGATATCTCCAAGAGGCGGGTTAAGCAGGGTAGCTCCAAGCAGGTTTTTTCCACGGTACTCCATGCGGTGTACTCCACGTCCTATAAACCCGGAATCAGGATCAATTGAAGATATAACGCTCGTTGTGATAAAAGGTGCAGAATCTCCCTGATAATGTTTCAGAATAGGAAGTAAATCAATGAGGTCTCTGCTGCTAACATCTATAGTGTTTAGTTTCCCTGGCTTTACAGGCACCTTCTCATAACTTCTCTTTACTCCTTCAAGAAATGCCTCGCCGGGATTAGCAGCACCGCCTAAAAGGATTTTGAATACATCTATTGACGGTACACAGTTTGCGACAAGTCTGCAGTTGTATCCTTCCACATGCTCAAAGAGCAATACCTTTTTCCTGTCAGCGAGTTTCTCTATCAGCTCAGGTATGTCTTCTTTTGAAACCGGGTCCTTTATCTCAAGGACCCGGCCGTTGTCTTGCATTGCTTGAATATAATCCCTCAGGGAATTTATCAACCTTACAGCCCCTTGGGTATCACGCTCGTAAATTTAATTATCTTAATTGAGCAGGGCGTCGGGACAAGCTGTCCTCTGCCGAGCCTTATCCAGAGCTGGTCAGGATATTTCGCTGCATCTTTTGATATTTTGACCTCTGCAAATGTTGACCTGTATTTATATTTTCCAGGCGTCAAATCCCTTATTATTGCAACGCGTTCCTGCTCTTCCGGCATGTCTTTAAAGTCTATGTTTATATACGTATCCCATATTGCCATCATATCCTCCTATTCTTTAAATCCATATTTTTTCCATTTTGAAAGAACTTTATCCTGAATTTCTTTCGGATACACGTTGTCGAACGATACTTTTATGGGTACATCTGAAGCTGACCAATCAAGAGGGAAGGTGCAGTCAAAGATAACCTTACCGGCAGTGCCGAGACGTCTTTCTGCCGGTGTTGCGTATGGGTTCAGCGGAGTGCCTACACCAAATTTCTCTACCCTTATGCCGTTAACCGGGTGGCATTTAGTGCTGAGCGCATGAATCAATTCATCCTTGTCATAGATATTTGTTTTATCGTCAACAACTACAAGCATATGGAACCACGGACCCAACTTGCTGCCGAAGCAAAGCTG is a genomic window of Pseudomonadota bacterium containing:
- a CDS encoding phenylphosphate carboxylase subunit gamma; amino-acid sequence: MMAIWDTYINIDFKDMPEEQERVAIIRDLTPGKYKYRSTFAEVKISKDAAKYPDQLWIRLGRGQLVPTPCSIKIIKFTSVIPKGL